Proteins encoded by one window of Massilia sp. NR 4-1:
- a CDS encoding zinc-finger domain-containing protein, with translation MSNATQPVELEGKDLPAHCPNPAMPLWSSHPRVFLEFKDGAAKCPYCGTEYRLKPGTVVSHH, from the coding sequence ATGAGCAACGCCACCCAGCCAGTCGAACTCGAAGGCAAAGACCTGCCGGCCCACTGCCCTAACCCGGCCATGCCGCTGTGGTCCTCGCACCCGCGCGTGTTCCTGGAATTCAAGGATGGCGCCGCCAAATGCCCTTACTGCGGTACCGAATACCGTCTGAAACCGGGCACCGTCGTTTCCCACCACTAA
- a CDS encoding nuclear transport factor 2 family protein, translating to MKKKQLNGSAAEVEAAFYDALNRADIEALMALWSDEDEIVCIHPGGARLIGHRAIRESWTMILEQGGLHILPSQLHETHTLMSSVHTVVEGVTAASGEPAHLLATNVYAKTPKGWRMVLHHVSVAPGPVPNEPHAQVLH from the coding sequence ATGAAAAAGAAGCAGTTGAACGGCAGCGCTGCCGAGGTTGAGGCCGCTTTCTACGATGCATTGAACCGGGCCGATATCGAGGCCCTGATGGCCCTCTGGTCCGATGAGGACGAAATCGTCTGCATCCATCCGGGCGGCGCCCGCCTGATCGGCCACCGCGCCATCCGCGAATCCTGGACCATGATTCTGGAACAGGGCGGCCTGCACATCCTGCCCTCGCAGCTGCACGAAACCCATACTCTGATGAGTTCGGTGCACACCGTGGTCGAGGGCGTGACCGCCGCCAGCGGCGAGCCGGCCCACCTGCTCGCCACCAATGTCTACGCCAAGACGCCCAAGGGCTGGCGCATGGTGCTGCACCATGTGTCGGTTGCGCCGGGCCCCGTGCCGAATGAGCCGCATGCCCAGGTCTTGCACTGA
- a CDS encoding phosphoglycerate kinase: MQAVLNFIRLQDLVAQNALQGKRVFIRADLNVPQDDAGKITEDTRIRASVPAIQAAVAAGAKVMVTSHLGRPTEGEFKPEDSLAPVAARLAELLGQPVELKQNWVDGAGLDHLANGQVVLLENVRVNKGEKKNADELAQKMAKLCDVYVNDAFGTAHRAEASTHGIAKFAPVACAGPLLAAELDALGKALGAPARPLLAIVAGSKVSSKLSILKSLADKVDNLIVGGGIANTFMLAAGLKIGKSLAEADLVAEAKAIIDLMAARGAQVPIPVDVVCAKEFAPTAAATVKDVADVADDDMILDIGPKTAKLLAEQIGAAGTIVWNGPVGVFEFDQFGEGTKTLALAIAGSKGFSIAGGGDTLAAIAKYDITDKIGYISTGGGAFLEFLEGKVLPAVEILVQRSKQ, encoded by the coding sequence ATGCAAGCTGTTCTGAACTTCATTCGTCTGCAGGATCTGGTCGCGCAAAACGCGCTGCAAGGCAAGCGGGTCTTCATCCGCGCCGATTTGAACGTGCCGCAAGATGATGCCGGCAAGATCACCGAAGATACGCGCATTCGCGCTTCCGTGCCGGCCATCCAGGCCGCCGTGGCTGCTGGCGCCAAGGTGATGGTGACGTCCCACCTGGGCCGTCCGACCGAAGGCGAATTCAAGCCGGAAGACAGCCTGGCGCCTGTCGCTGCCCGTCTGGCCGAGCTGCTGGGCCAGCCGGTGGAACTGAAACAGAATTGGGTCGACGGCGCCGGCCTGGACCACCTGGCCAACGGCCAAGTCGTGCTGCTGGAAAACGTGCGCGTCAACAAGGGCGAGAAAAAGAACGCCGACGAGCTGGCCCAGAAAATGGCCAAGCTGTGCGACGTCTATGTCAACGACGCCTTCGGCACCGCCCACCGCGCCGAAGCCTCGACCCACGGCATCGCCAAATTCGCGCCGGTCGCCTGCGCCGGCCCGCTGCTGGCCGCTGAACTCGACGCGCTGGGCAAAGCCCTGGGCGCGCCGGCCCGTCCGCTGCTGGCCATCGTGGCCGGTTCCAAGGTGTCGAGCAAGCTGTCGATCCTGAAATCGCTGGCCGACAAGGTGGATAACCTGATCGTCGGCGGCGGCATCGCCAACACCTTCATGCTGGCCGCCGGCCTGAAAATCGGCAAATCGCTGGCCGAAGCCGATCTGGTGGCCGAAGCCAAAGCCATCATCGACCTGATGGCCGCGCGCGGCGCGCAAGTGCCGATCCCGGTCGACGTGGTGTGCGCCAAGGAGTTCGCGCCCACCGCCGCCGCCACCGTCAAGGATGTGGCCGACGTGGCCGACGACGATATGATCCTCGACATCGGCCCGAAAACGGCCAAGCTGCTGGCTGAGCAGATCGGCGCCGCCGGCACCATCGTCTGGAACGGCCCGGTCGGCGTGTTCGAGTTCGACCAGTTCGGCGAAGGCACCAAGACCCTGGCCTTGGCCATTGCCGGTTCCAAGGGCTTCTCGATCGCCGGTGGCGGCGACACCCTGGCGGCGATTGCAAAATACGATATTACCGATAAAATCGGTTACATCTCGACCGGCGGCGGCGCTTTCCTGGAATTCCTGGAAGGCAAGGTTCTGCCGGCGGTCGAAATCCTGGTTCAACGCAGCAAGCAGTAA
- a CDS encoding AzlC family ABC transporter permease, with the protein MSESLTDPTPPATLPPEDVDAHHEASWREGLKTGTPTLFGIAAWGLVVGIAMVKTGLTVPQALGMTLLVFAGSAQLASLPLIAANAPIWVIFATALVVNLRFVIFSALLAPHFSHLPWRQRVALGYVSGDMTVAIFLQKYPNEKPQLGKLSYLKGLLYPNWAAWQVGSIAGIFLGSAVPSEWGLGFAGTLAIICITVPMVANRPTLVGVLVAGVVAVAAAGLPYKLGLLAAVVVGMVAAMATEEMLANRKLKGK; encoded by the coding sequence ATGAGTGAGTCCTTGACCGACCCCACCCCACCCGCCACTTTGCCGCCCGAGGATGTCGACGCCCACCATGAAGCCTCGTGGCGCGAAGGCTTGAAAACCGGCACGCCGACGCTCTTCGGCATCGCCGCCTGGGGCCTGGTGGTCGGTATCGCCATGGTCAAGACCGGCCTGACGGTGCCGCAAGCGCTGGGCATGACCCTGCTGGTCTTCGCCGGCTCGGCCCAATTGGCGTCGCTGCCCCTGATCGCGGCGAATGCGCCGATCTGGGTGATTTTCGCCACCGCCCTGGTGGTCAACCTGCGTTTCGTGATCTTTTCGGCCTTGCTGGCCCCGCATTTCTCGCACCTGCCCTGGCGCCAGCGCGTCGCGCTCGGCTATGTCTCGGGCGATATGACGGTCGCCATCTTCCTGCAGAAATACCCGAACGAGAAGCCGCAGCTGGGCAAGCTGTCCTATCTAAAAGGCTTGCTATATCCCAATTGGGCGGCCTGGCAGGTCGGCTCCATCGCCGGCATTTTCCTCGGCAGCGCCGTGCCCAGCGAATGGGGCCTGGGCTTTGCCGGCACGCTGGCGATCATCTGCATCACCGTGCCCATGGTGGCCAACCGGCCGACCCTGGTCGGCGTGCTGGTGGCGGGCGTGGTGGCAGTGGCCGCCGCCGGCCTGCCTTACAAGCTGGGCCTGCTGGCCGCCGTGGTGGTCGGCATGGTTGCCGCCATGGCCACGGAAGAAATGCTGGCCAACCGCAAACTCAAAGGAAAGTAA
- a CDS encoding AzlD domain-containing protein — MSDWEIWATIGVLVLATAATRSSFWLVGHHITIPRRVHDMLRYAPACALAAIIAPDLLLNEGQLQLEPGNIKLLAGIAAIVYYLLRRNMLETIVFGMVFFTGLRLLHLF; from the coding sequence ATGTCTGATTGGGAAATCTGGGCCACCATCGGCGTGCTGGTATTGGCCACCGCCGCCACCCGCAGCTCCTTCTGGCTGGTGGGCCACCACATCACGATCCCGCGCCGCGTGCACGATATGCTGCGCTACGCTCCGGCCTGTGCGCTGGCGGCCATCATCGCGCCCGACCTGCTGCTGAACGAAGGCCAGCTGCAGCTGGAACCCGGCAACATCAAGCTGCTGGCCGGCATTGCCGCCATCGTCTACTACCTGCTGCGCCGGAATATGCTGGAAACCATCGTCTTCGGCATGGTGTTTTTCACCGGGCTGCGCCTCTTGCATTTGTTCTAA